A genomic window from Bdellovibrio sp. SKB1291214 includes:
- the cysE gene encoding serine O-acetyltransferase: MFDLWKRFKSLLDTYKAYDPAAKSLWEIALLYPGPKALVMHRLAHVLYKAHFYFLARLVAELSRWMTGIEIHPGATLGHRLVIDHGFGVVIGETAIVGDDCIIFHGVTLGGIKFDPVKRHPTVGNKVMIGTGAKILGPINIGDGAMIGANSVVVKDVPAGATMVAPLAGQLKS; encoded by the coding sequence ATGTTTGATTTATGGAAGCGCTTTAAATCTTTATTAGACACCTACAAAGCTTACGATCCAGCGGCGAAATCGTTATGGGAAATCGCTTTGTTGTATCCGGGACCTAAGGCGTTGGTGATGCATCGTTTGGCGCATGTTTTATACAAGGCTCATTTCTATTTTCTGGCGCGCTTGGTGGCCGAGCTTTCACGATGGATGACCGGTATCGAAATTCACCCGGGCGCGACGTTGGGACATCGTTTGGTTATCGATCATGGTTTTGGCGTTGTAATCGGTGAAACGGCGATCGTCGGCGATGACTGCATTATCTTTCATGGTGTCACGTTAGGTGGCATTAAATTCGATCCCGTGAAACGCCATCCTACAGTGGGTAACAAAGTGATGATTGGAACGGGAGCAAAAATCCTGGGACCTATCAACATTGGTGACGGTGCCATGATTGGTGCAAATTCCGTGGTGGTCAAAGATGTTCCAGCTGGTGCCACGATGGTTGCACCTCTTGCAGGTCAGTTAAAGTCCTAA
- a CDS encoding tetratricopeptide repeat protein produces the protein MSVEVSNTDKVWLIKSSTRILGPFSVDEVAILLKSRQVSIIDEIRLPSGRWSYIRENQRFMDIVRAIREEQDNSPENTMTQSIPHNTNFTKTEPTGDSYEQTITPTPTMPPQMKDVSAASERPVNRSSIPAAGVSYGTSNDARVQDKIRQQSNVLRWGVIGLAAIAVVAIYVTLGNRDAAHSGNYDELISRAIRYKSVGLYEKSLASYKAAASMKEPDLDTQIQMAPVMISEDRQTLQGRRILEKAIVQESRQRSELVDAYLGIAVSYMMDGDLKEAENTLQKAIGHEPFNIAARLNLAIVEMKKGNYKEAMHKFEHVLSKEPYNVMALYGRSMAAMEVAKHSSDLGFLKPLVSDLQTALTKTHLLRQELSLFMIYAYNLLGDVDAMNQAIVKFLSEPPATSTLYTHSLSVDWRFTQWDYLEKYCAEVYSKSVPSAELKAVRASCLMEVNRDTDADKLLREAVTEGPRDPYVLVAQAAYLKKTGRAPEALAVLKMPELMTLPVRDRMMGDICVTTHDVNCAQTAFTKLYERNNTSAPALYGLAWVVIKRKDRNAAYNYVRAGLQSEPTFIPLLEMRDQLEAD, from the coding sequence ATGTCGGTTGAGGTTTCAAATACAGATAAAGTATGGCTGATTAAATCCTCAACCAGGATTTTAGGGCCCTTTTCTGTAGACGAAGTTGCGATCCTTTTAAAATCTCGCCAAGTTTCAATTATCGATGAAATCCGTCTTCCTTCGGGCCGATGGAGTTATATTCGTGAAAACCAACGTTTTATGGACATCGTTCGTGCCATTCGTGAAGAGCAAGACAACTCTCCCGAAAACACGATGACTCAATCGATACCCCATAATACGAATTTCACTAAAACAGAACCTACGGGTGATTCCTACGAACAAACTATTACCCCGACACCGACAATGCCTCCTCAAATGAAGGATGTTTCAGCGGCTTCAGAAAGACCTGTGAACAGATCTTCGATTCCAGCTGCGGGGGTTAGCTATGGAACGTCCAATGATGCCCGTGTGCAAGATAAAATTCGTCAGCAGTCTAATGTCCTTCGTTGGGGCGTGATTGGCCTGGCTGCGATTGCGGTGGTTGCTATTTACGTAACTCTTGGAAACCGAGATGCTGCTCACTCTGGAAATTATGACGAGCTAATCTCTCGCGCGATTCGATATAAAAGTGTAGGCCTTTACGAGAAATCTTTGGCTTCTTACAAAGCCGCCGCTTCCATGAAGGAGCCTGATTTGGATACTCAAATCCAAATGGCTCCAGTAATGATTTCTGAAGATCGCCAAACTTTGCAGGGACGTCGAATTTTAGAAAAAGCCATTGTCCAAGAAAGTCGTCAGCGTTCTGAATTAGTCGATGCTTATTTAGGTATCGCTGTTTCCTATATGATGGACGGCGACCTTAAAGAGGCCGAAAATACTTTGCAAAAAGCGATCGGTCACGAGCCCTTTAACATAGCAGCTCGTTTAAACTTGGCTATCGTTGAAATGAAAAAAGGGAACTATAAAGAGGCCATGCACAAGTTCGAGCATGTGTTGTCAAAAGAACCTTACAATGTGATGGCGTTGTATGGTCGCTCGATGGCGGCTATGGAAGTGGCCAAGCATTCTTCTGATCTTGGATTTTTAAAACCGTTGGTTTCTGATCTGCAAACCGCTTTGACTAAAACTCATTTGTTGCGTCAGGAACTGAGCCTCTTCATGATCTATGCCTATAATTTGCTAGGTGATGTCGATGCGATGAACCAAGCAATCGTGAAGTTTTTAAGTGAGCCACCCGCGACATCAACATTGTACACTCATTCGTTGAGCGTTGATTGGCGCTTTACTCAGTGGGATTACTTGGAAAAATACTGCGCTGAAGTTTACAGCAAAAGCGTTCCATCGGCAGAACTAAAAGCCGTTCGTGCATCGTGTTTGATGGAAGTCAATCGCGACACAGATGCAGACAAATTATTGCGTGAAGCAGTGACGGAAGGCCCAAGAGATCCTTATGTTCTGGTTGCACAGGCTGCTTATTTGAAAAAGACGGGCCGTGCGCCAGAAGCTTTAGCCGTATTGAAAATGCCTGAACTTATGACCTTGCCAGTTCGGGATCGTATGATGGGTGATATTTGTGTCACGACTCACGACGTGAATTGTGCGCAAACGGCCTTCACAAAATTGTACGAAAGAAATAACACAAGCGCCCCGGCACTTTATGGTTTGGCGTGGGTGGTAATAAAACGTAAAGATCGCAATGCCGCTTATAATTATGTCCGGGCGGGCCTGCAATCAGAACCCACTTTCATACCTCTGTTAGAGATGAGGGACCAACTGGAGGCTGATTAA
- a CDS encoding MlaD family protein produces MNWLRAAEFKVGLLVIVVGSLIAVMSMQVSEDPSYLGRSKKAWFLIPNAGGLVKNSAIRSAGIPVGVIKDIRLQDGQARVDITVKSDVPMTTSAAIEIKAQGILGDAHIEVYPGSPTDPPLPDNSQILNVKAGGSLENLMAQVGEVTASLKVVAKNLEEATSQDGTRNHVLGRIVKNVETLTRDLAQMTTENKEKIGDIVDEVHDITSSLREVMTDNSDTGIKKTWARLSQTMKNLDEITGKINRGEGTIGKLISDEATAEKVENAIDGVNDMIGGANRIETAFDFKTEYLGEVGNWKTTVGVKIQPGLDRYYYLAVVDDPVGVVETTRFQYSGTPPQNSGEYYEKKTYENKLKFTLLFAKNFWDLTLKGGVIENGGGFGVDYYFFRRKMRATVEAFDFTRTNLRGSLSYFFYRGLYVNAGWNDAFNKNDASSGFVGGGLYLTNDDLKLLLTKGL; encoded by the coding sequence ATGAATTGGCTTCGCGCTGCCGAGTTTAAAGTAGGTCTATTAGTGATCGTCGTTGGATCATTGATTGCCGTTATGTCCATGCAGGTGAGCGAAGATCCTTCCTACCTTGGTCGTTCAAAAAAAGCTTGGTTCCTCATTCCAAATGCAGGTGGATTGGTTAAAAACTCAGCCATCCGTTCGGCAGGTATTCCAGTGGGTGTGATCAAAGACATCCGTTTGCAAGATGGCCAGGCTCGCGTTGATATCACTGTAAAATCTGATGTTCCTATGACAACTTCCGCAGCCATCGAAATCAAAGCTCAAGGTATCTTGGGAGATGCGCATATCGAAGTTTACCCAGGCTCTCCCACAGATCCTCCACTTCCAGATAATTCTCAGATCCTAAATGTTAAAGCTGGCGGCTCCCTTGAAAACCTAATGGCTCAAGTGGGTGAAGTGACAGCATCGTTGAAAGTCGTTGCCAAAAACTTGGAAGAGGCCACGTCACAAGACGGCACTCGCAACCATGTTCTGGGTCGTATTGTTAAAAACGTAGAAACTTTGACAAGAGACCTGGCGCAAATGACGACAGAGAACAAAGAAAAGATCGGCGACATCGTGGATGAAGTTCACGATATCACGAGCAGTCTGCGTGAGGTTATGACAGACAACAGCGATACAGGGATTAAAAAAACTTGGGCTCGCTTGTCTCAAACCATGAAGAACCTGGATGAAATCACCGGTAAGATTAATCGCGGTGAAGGTACGATTGGTAAACTTATCAGCGATGAAGCGACTGCTGAAAAAGTTGAAAACGCGATCGACGGTGTCAATGACATGATCGGTGGTGCAAACCGTATCGAAACGGCCTTCGATTTCAAAACAGAATACTTGGGTGAAGTTGGAAATTGGAAAACCACTGTGGGTGTAAAGATTCAACCTGGTTTGGATCGTTATTATTACCTAGCCGTTGTGGATGATCCGGTGGGTGTCGTGGAAACGACCCGCTTCCAATACTCTGGAACTCCTCCGCAAAATTCCGGCGAATACTACGAAAAGAAAACTTACGAAAACAAATTGAAATTCACATTGTTGTTCGCCAAAAACTTTTGGGATCTCACTCTTAAAGGGGGTGTGATTGAAAACGGTGGCGGCTTCGGCGTGGATTATTACTTCTTCCGTCGTAAAATGCGTGCGACTGTAGAAGCCTTCGACTTTACTCGTACAAATTTGCGCGGTTCTTTGAGCTATTTCTTCTATCGCGGACTTTATGTGAATGCCGGATGGAATGATGCGTTCAATAAAAACGATGCAAGCTCTGGCTTCGTGGGTGGCGGTCTATATTTGACCAACGACGACTTAAAACTGCTCCTCACGAAGGGGCTATAA
- a CDS encoding DUF962 domain-containing protein, translated as MRSLESWFSEYSESHQNRKNKIIHKICVPLIFFTVVGLLLQIPVQMGPVRLGEAFIALALGWYSTLGPKPFVIMIGQLVICYVLLYLLGMALHPQWPWLIGLFVVAWIGQFYGHQLEGKRPSFLKDLQFLLIGPLWVLKDVFFKEQKKSPPL; from the coding sequence ATGAGATCATTGGAATCCTGGTTTTCAGAATACAGCGAGAGTCATCAAAACCGAAAAAACAAAATCATTCATAAAATCTGCGTTCCCCTGATCTTCTTTACAGTCGTGGGTTTGCTGCTGCAGATCCCAGTTCAGATGGGACCAGTCCGTTTGGGAGAGGCGTTTATCGCCTTGGCATTAGGATGGTACTCAACTCTGGGGCCTAAACCGTTCGTGATTATGATCGGGCAGTTGGTAATCTGCTATGTCTTGTTGTACTTGCTGGGTATGGCTCTTCACCCGCAGTGGCCTTGGCTGATCGGCCTTTTCGTAGTGGCTTGGATTGGACAGTTTTATGGTCACCAGCTTGAGGGCAAGCGGCCTTCATTTCTAAAAGATCTTCAATTCCTGCTGATAGGACCCTTGTGGGTTTTAAAGGATGTTTTCTTTAAAGAGCAAAAAAAAAGCCCTCCGCTTTAG
- the rpsD gene encoding 30S ribosomal protein S4, giving the protein MKRTGKEARFKKQRRLMTELPGLGKAGALERRPYPPGQHGQRRRKYSEFGLQLEEKQKVRIHYGLREEQFRRIIGKAQKSSNTNWVESLVNLLEKRLDNVVFRLGFAQSIPAAKQLVSHGKVLLNGKKVNIASQIIKVGDVVSLKPEAYTNQVYMAAKQAPRLPLPSFMTKEEKGGVETGRLIDEPNMEAVPFSFDPGLVISYYSLRG; this is encoded by the coding sequence ATGAAAAGAACAGGTAAAGAAGCTCGCTTCAAAAAACAACGTCGTCTTATGACTGAACTACCAGGCTTGGGTAAAGCTGGTGCTTTGGAAAGAAGACCATATCCTCCAGGTCAACACGGTCAACGCCGTCGTAAGTACTCTGAGTTCGGTTTGCAACTTGAAGAAAAACAAAAAGTTCGCATCCACTACGGACTACGTGAAGAGCAATTCCGCCGTATCATCGGTAAAGCTCAAAAATCTTCTAACACGAACTGGGTTGAGTCTTTGGTAAACCTTTTGGAAAAACGTTTGGATAACGTTGTATTCCGTCTTGGTTTTGCACAATCTATCCCTGCAGCAAAACAATTGGTATCTCACGGTAAAGTTTTGTTGAACGGTAAGAAAGTAAACATCGCTTCTCAAATCATCAAAGTTGGTGACGTAGTTTCTTTGAAACCAGAAGCATACACTAACCAAGTATACATGGCTGCTAAACAAGCTCCTCGTCTTCCACTTCCTTCTTTCATGACTAAAGAAGAAAAAGGTGGCGTTGAGACTGGCCGCTTGATCGATGAACCAAACATGGAAGCAGTTCCATTCTCATTCGATCCAGGTCTAGTGATCTCTTACTACTCTCTTCGTGGCTAA
- a CDS encoding 3'-5' exoribonuclease YhaM family protein: MDKKTIQSLQDKDPVDSLFLVKEKTVGIGKNGRAFMGLQLGDATGTIDARLWDRVEELSRQFETGDILKIKGQIQLFQNRKQLVIHRLEKVDSSTVNFEDFIPKASQDTEDMFAQLIHLVRSMRNDHLKQLVLDTLEDPEIRPRVLRAPAAKSIHHAWVGGLLEHILSICKIMDFMGTHYPFLNRDLLLFGAIFHDIGKIWELSYDNGVSYTDRGRLLGHMQIACELIDKKSARILGFSEELRDICKHIILSHHGKLEYGSPKRPKFLEAMLIAMVDDLDSKVATLKTIIDGERASGEKWSRYNELFDRYFLLDDLNEKY, encoded by the coding sequence ATGGATAAAAAAACGATTCAGAGTCTGCAAGACAAGGACCCTGTCGATTCTCTTTTCTTAGTAAAAGAAAAAACGGTGGGCATCGGTAAGAACGGCCGTGCATTTATGGGCCTGCAATTAGGGGATGCCACAGGAACAATCGACGCTCGTCTGTGGGACCGCGTGGAAGAGTTATCTCGTCAGTTCGAAACTGGCGACATTCTTAAAATCAAAGGTCAGATTCAGTTGTTTCAAAATCGCAAGCAATTGGTGATTCATCGTCTTGAAAAGGTCGACAGTTCCACTGTGAACTTCGAAGACTTTATTCCTAAGGCATCCCAAGACACTGAGGACATGTTTGCACAACTCATTCACTTGGTGCGCAGCATGCGCAATGATCACTTAAAGCAATTGGTTTTAGACACTTTGGAAGATCCAGAAATCCGCCCCCGCGTTTTGCGTGCTCCGGCCGCAAAATCCATTCACCACGCGTGGGTGGGAGGATTGCTGGAACACATTCTTTCAATATGCAAAATCATGGATTTCATGGGAACGCATTACCCGTTCTTGAATCGTGATTTGTTGCTTTTCGGTGCCATATTTCATGATATCGGAAAAATTTGGGAGCTTTCTTATGATAACGGAGTCTCCTATACGGATCGCGGTCGTCTCTTGGGACATATGCAGATTGCCTGTGAATTAATAGATAAAAAATCTGCTCGCATCCTGGGATTTAGTGAAGAGTTGCGGGATATTTGTAAGCATATAATCTTGAGTCATCATGGTAAGTTGGAGTACGGTTCTCCCAAGCGTCCAAAGTTTTTGGAAGCAATGTTGATCGCGATGGTTGATGATCTTGACAGTAAAGTCGCGACTTTGAAAACCATTATCGATGGAGAGCGCGCCTCTGGCGAAAAGTGGTCTCGTTATAACGAGCTTTTTGATCGCTATTTCCTGCTTGATGATTTGAATGAGAAATATTGA
- the hrpB gene encoding ATP-dependent helicase HrpB produces the protein MSHLPVDDFIPSIKDQMLRGQNLVLTAAPGAGKTTRLPPALLDIVKGKIIVLEPRRMAAIAAAHRIAEENGWNIGEEVGYQVRFANKTSDKTRLIFMTEALLARQMLDDPELSDVDLIILDEFHERSLHVDLSLGLIRELQELGRDIKLLVMSATLEAEKISAYLGHSPIVSVPGKLFDLEIIYQKNSQVLQTFPSFFDSLAQLVREAAGKTDKDVLVFLPGVGEIERAKNVLEDWAAGRNIDLIPLHGSLNLEDQRKALQRGPRQRIILSTNIAESSVTLDGVNTVIDTGLAKNMKQDYRTGFSRLELGRISLSSAIQRAGRAARQFPGFAYKMWTKIDEHSFLKSEVAEIQRVDLTESLLFLAAQGVSDFQKFSWFEKPAPVAIEKATQYLKLSGALDSNGKITDLGRKILHFPLPVRLAKLMLVAAERNSLELGSELAAILQERDFIRRESVSSFLGDKTECDLTVRLELLQQFKKSGKAPREAGFIALQTVSQSASQILSLAKKLGPAKNTKPESQETEMRTLLLRAFPDRLCRRRGQSDRALMVGGRGVKLQQDSLVKTSDFFVALNGVEGSSDAETIVSLACGFSKEFILSHFKEEIQKNRDLTFIEEKGQFFVREYKSLFGLPLEEPSLLPASPDEVEAKLPQVLVEKWELVLKNNEKLAEWWERVEFWRRHTENGTITSEIELTESQMSEWKLEAFAQASMGEKKLQAVFDKDLVFFFENVFPPEFIRALNKELPARITVPSGSHIKVIYPSDKAPYLEVRIQEVFGMMETPKVLFGKTPLTFHLLGPNFRPVQVTANLESFWKNGYQEVRKELRIKYPKHQWPEDPADGTPEAKGRRRQ, from the coding sequence ATGAGCCATCTTCCAGTTGATGATTTTATACCTTCTATCAAAGATCAGATGCTGCGAGGTCAGAATCTGGTTTTGACGGCGGCACCGGGCGCAGGTAAAACCACGCGCCTGCCACCCGCCCTGCTTGATATCGTAAAAGGTAAGATCATCGTTCTGGAGCCTCGTCGTATGGCTGCGATTGCAGCAGCCCATCGTATCGCTGAAGAAAACGGTTGGAACATCGGTGAAGAAGTCGGCTATCAAGTTCGCTTTGCCAATAAAACCTCCGATAAAACACGTTTGATTTTTATGACCGAAGCGCTTTTAGCGCGGCAAATGTTGGACGATCCCGAATTATCTGATGTCGATTTAATTATTCTGGATGAATTCCATGAACGTTCTTTGCACGTGGATCTTTCCCTGGGGCTGATTCGCGAGCTGCAAGAGCTAGGTCGCGATATCAAACTTTTGGTGATGTCCGCAACTCTGGAGGCAGAAAAAATATCTGCCTATCTGGGGCACTCCCCCATCGTCAGCGTTCCAGGAAAACTCTTTGATTTGGAAATTATCTATCAAAAGAATTCCCAGGTTTTACAAACCTTTCCTTCGTTCTTTGACAGCTTGGCGCAACTTGTTCGCGAGGCCGCCGGCAAAACTGATAAAGATGTTTTAGTATTCCTTCCAGGCGTGGGTGAAATCGAACGTGCTAAGAACGTCTTAGAAGACTGGGCTGCGGGAAGAAATATTGATCTGATTCCACTGCATGGTTCACTTAATTTGGAAGACCAACGCAAAGCTTTGCAAAGAGGGCCTCGTCAAAGAATTATTCTTTCCACAAATATCGCGGAGTCCTCAGTGACCTTGGACGGCGTAAATACTGTGATCGACACGGGTCTTGCTAAAAATATGAAGCAAGATTATCGCACGGGATTTTCTCGTCTTGAATTAGGTCGAATCAGTTTATCGAGCGCAATTCAACGCGCAGGTCGCGCCGCCCGTCAATTCCCTGGTTTTGCGTATAAGATGTGGACCAAGATTGATGAGCATTCGTTTTTAAAAAGCGAAGTGGCCGAGATCCAACGCGTGGATTTAACAGAAAGCCTGTTGTTTCTGGCGGCTCAAGGAGTAAGTGATTTTCAAAAGTTCTCGTGGTTCGAAAAACCGGCCCCTGTTGCCATCGAAAAAGCCACGCAATATTTAAAACTATCAGGAGCTTTGGATAGCAACGGTAAAATCACTGACCTTGGCAGAAAAATTCTGCACTTTCCTTTGCCCGTACGCTTAGCCAAACTTATGTTGGTTGCGGCAGAAAGAAACTCTCTTGAATTAGGATCGGAGCTTGCTGCCATTCTTCAGGAGCGTGATTTCATTCGTCGTGAATCTGTCAGTTCTTTTCTGGGCGACAAAACAGAATGCGATCTGACCGTTCGCCTGGAACTGCTTCAACAGTTCAAAAAATCCGGTAAAGCTCCCCGCGAAGCGGGATTTATCGCCTTACAAACGGTTTCACAATCAGCGTCGCAAATTTTATCTTTGGCAAAAAAACTGGGGCCTGCGAAAAACACCAAACCCGAATCGCAAGAAACAGAAATGCGCACGCTTTTACTGCGCGCCTTTCCAGATCGCTTGTGCCGTCGCCGTGGTCAATCAGATCGTGCCCTGATGGTCGGAGGCCGTGGAGTAAAGCTGCAACAGGATTCTTTGGTGAAAACGTCTGACTTTTTTGTCGCCCTTAATGGCGTTGAAGGCAGCAGCGATGCAGAAACCATCGTAAGCCTTGCCTGTGGATTTTCGAAGGAATTCATTCTTTCTCACTTTAAAGAAGAGATTCAAAAAAACCGCGATCTCACTTTCATTGAAGAAAAAGGTCAGTTTTTTGTTCGTGAATACAAATCTCTTTTTGGATTGCCACTGGAGGAACCCTCTTTATTGCCTGCATCCCCTGATGAAGTTGAAGCAAAACTTCCTCAAGTCCTTGTAGAAAAATGGGAGCTGGTTCTTAAGAACAATGAAAAACTCGCTGAGTGGTGGGAGCGTGTAGAGTTCTGGCGTCGTCACACTGAAAACGGTACGATCACGTCTGAGATTGAACTGACAGAATCACAGATGAGCGAGTGGAAGCTGGAAGCTTTCGCTCAAGCCAGCATGGGGGAAAAGAAACTGCAGGCCGTCTTTGACAAAGATCTCGTTTTCTTTTTTGAAAATGTATTTCCCCCTGAATTTATTCGTGCGCTGAATAAGGAACTTCCTGCCCGCATCACGGTTCCCAGCGGCAGCCACATTAAAGTTATCTATCCCTCTGATAAAGCCCCGTACCTTGAAGTGCGCATCCAAGAGGTCTTTGGAATGATGGAAACACCAAAGGTTTTATTTGGAAAAACACCTCTGACATTTCACCTGTTGGGCCCCAATTTCCGTCCTGTGCAAGTGACTGCCAATCTGGAAAGTTTTTGGAAAAACGGCTACCAAGAAGTGCGCAAAGAACTGCGAATCAAGTACCCAAAACACCAGTGGCCGGAAGACCCTGCTGATGGTACTCCCGAGGCAAAAGGCCGCCGTCGCCAGTAA